The Onthophagus taurus isolate NC chromosome 2, IU_Otau_3.0, whole genome shotgun sequence genome includes a window with the following:
- the LOC111423526 gene encoding peptidoglycan-recognition protein 2, giving the protein MHFQSVIILVVLCGVFESNQSRPDCPRILYKADWGGRAAKGVEHTIIPVKYVIIHHTVTPSCSTEEICSDLVTNIQNYHMDELNWHDIGYNFLIGGDGNVYEGAGWHRIGAHTYGYNSKSLGLAFIGTYTSKLPNEKQLEAAKKLISCGVEKGELAQKYKLLGGRTVSATQSPGLKLFQEIKHWKGFTINP; this is encoded by the exons ATGCATTTTCAAAGCGTTATTATTTTGGTGGTTTTATGCGGAGTTTTTGAGTCAAATCAGTCAAGACCTG ATTGCCCAAGGATTTTGTATAAAGCCGATTGGGGTGGAAGAGCCGCTAAAGGAGTCGAACATACAATAATCCCAGttaaatatgttattattCATCACACAGTGACACCGTCATGTTCAACGGAAGAAATTTGTTCAGATCTTGTtacaaatattcaaaattaccaCATGGATGAATTAAATTGGCACGATATTGGCTACaa cttTTTAATTGGTGGTGATGGAAATGTATATGAAGGTGCTGGCTGGCACAGAATAGGAGCTCATACTTATGGATACAACTCAAAATCACTAGGACTAGCATTCATTGGAACTTATACAA GTAAATTGCCAAATGAAAAACAATTAGAAGCAGCTAAAAAACTTATTAGTTGTGGTGTTGAAAAAGGAGAATTAGCGCAAAAATACAAACTGCTTGGTGGAAGAACTGTTAGTGCAACTCAAAGTCCCGGTCTAAAActatttcaagaaatcaaaCATTGGAAAGGATTTACAATAAATCCTTAA
- the LOC111423525 gene encoding glyoxalase domain-containing protein 4 yields MGVLCKTSSFIKTVIKNRFFSLKSLKMCSCDNKIAKPEIRTLHYVFKIADRRKTMEFYKNILGMKVLRHEEFADGCEASCNGPYANRWSKTMVGYGPEDDHFVFELTYNYPIHHYDKGNDFIGVTIKSQDILKRAAENSWPIIKGNVLEAPGGYKFFIDDEPQSDNPIDKVTFSCSNLEETINYWNCILGMKVYSRDDEIKTAILGYSFKQTKLEFIQISEKINRAEAFGRIAFSCPDEQQLVIEAKVKQIEGKILVPLTSLDTPGKATVRVIILADPDGLEICFVNDAPFRKLSQYTPDDEKILIVQMQKDDERMLEEKKI; encoded by the exons ATGGGAGTTTTATGTAAAACGtcaagttttataaaaactgtaattaaaaatcgttttttctctttaaaatctctaaaaatgtGCAGTTGCGATAATAAAATTGCAAAGCCTGAAATTCGAACTCTTCATTATGTGTTTAAAATTGCTGATAGAAGAAAAACCAtggaattttacaaaaatattttgggtATGAAAGTTCTTAGACACGAAGAGTTTGCTGATGGATGCGAAGCATCATGTAACGG ccCTTATGCTAATCGTTGGAGTAAAACAATGGTTGGGTATGGTCCTGAAGATGATCATTTCGTATTCGAACTTACCTATAATTACCCAATACACCATTATGATAAAGGAAATGATTTTATTGGTGTTACAATCAAAAgtcaagatattttaaaaagagcaGCCGAAAACTCTTGGCCCATTATAAAAGGAAATGTTTTAGAAGCACCTGGAGgttataaattctttattgATGATGAGCCACAGTCCGAtaacccaatagataaagttACTTTCTCCTGTTCCAATTTAGAAGAAACCATTAATTATTGGAATTGCATTTTGGGAATGAAAGTTTATTCTAGAgatgatgaaattaaaactgcTATTTTGGGATACAGTTTTAAGCAAACTAAACTtgaatttattcaaatta gtgaaaaaataaatcgtgCTGAAGCGTTTGGAAGAATTGCCTTTTCTTGTCCAGATGAACAACAACTGGTAATTGAAGCTAAAGTAAAACAGATTGAAGGGAAAATTTTGGTACCCTTAACTTCTTTGGACACACCAGGAAAGGCAACTGTTCGAGTTATTATTTTGGCGGATCCTGATGGTCTTGAAATTTGCTTTGTAAATGATGCGCCATTTAGGAAATTATCACAGTACACTCCTGATGatgaaaagattttaattgTACAAATGCAAAAGGATGATGAAAGAATGTTGGAGGAAAAAAAGatctaa
- the LOC111423524 gene encoding UPF0489 protein C5orf22 homolog isoform X1, with the protein MDRTMYGKIVPGTLHPYQCTLKCGTLPGCTMEKLKKYPKIPIYIVEYHNDVLPFIYRAIGSKHFPLENSTLVHFDSHPDMLISRTMKADVVFNKELLFEELSIENWIMPAVYGGHFKDLIWIKPPWALQMSEGKKCFKIGAEKNSGLLKVDSMENYFLTDCLYAPEEDLLDAKNVNLDVITLGKEIDDFDDISKILQNTLKTNYILDIDLDFFSTSNPFKALYKEVDMYEKLKEIYKFVWPEIKTPAKIVEATKRRETQLKELENYFQSLQKTNELPETNNPSDIYLKVQKLSEELKETFGNDKVDFDIVHDAGCTCDDTELPHHVSDKDDLETMIGAFEKFLNLLSFPPTLITMSRSSIDDYTPEEDVEFIQERILKILNEKFQCDQPVLKYLEDCEDQ; encoded by the exons ATGGATCGTACTATGTACGGGAAAATCGTCCCGGGGACTTTACATCCTTATCAGTGTACATTAAAATGTGGGACTTTACCAGGAT GTACGAtggaaaaattgaagaaatatcCAAAGATTCCAATATACATCGTCGAGTATCACAACGATGTTTTACCGTTTATTTACCGTGCAATCGGTTCGAAACATTTTCCTTTAGAAAATTCGACGTTGGTACACTTTGATTCACATCCCGATATGTTAATATCAAGAACAATGAAAGCTGACGTTGTTTTTAATAAGGAGCTTTTATTCGAGGAATTAAGTATTGAAAATTGGATTATGCCCGCCGTTTATGGCggtcattttaaagatttgatTTGGATAAAACCACCTTGGGCTTTACAAATGAGCGagggaaaaaaatgttttaaaattggcGCCGAAAAAAATTCGGGATTACTTAAAGTCGATTCGatggaaaattattttttaacagaCTGTTTATACGCCCCCGAAGAAGATTTATTAGAcgctaaaaatgttaatttagaCGTGATTACGTTGGGAAAAGAAATCGATGATtttgatgatatctcaaaaatattacaaaatactttaaaaactaattatattttagatattgatttagatttttttagtaCTAGCAATCCATTTAAAGCCTTATACAAAGAAGTTGATATGTAtgagaaattaaaagaaatatataaatttgtttggCCTGAAATTAAAACTCCCGCTAAAATTGTAGAAGCCACAAAACGAAGAGAAACCCAACTAAAAGAGttagaaaattatttccaatCGTTACAAAAAACCAACGAACTACCCGAAACTAATAATCCCTccgatatttatttaaaagtacaGAAACTCAGcgaagaattaaaagaaacattCGGTAACGACAAAGTTGATTTTGATATCGTTCACGACGCTGGTTGTACTTGTGATGACACTGAATTACCGCATCATGTATCCGACAAAGATGACCTTGAAACAATGATTGGggcttttgaaaaatttttaaatcttttatctTTCCCACCTACGCTAATAACTATGTCGAGATCAAGTATCGATGATTATACCCCGGAAGAAGACGTTGAATTTATACAGGAGcgaattttgaagattttaaatgaaaagtttCAGTGTGATCAACCTgtattgaaatatttagaGGATTGTGAAGATCAATAA
- the LOC111423524 gene encoding UPF0489 protein C5orf22 homolog isoform X2: MEDLGTMEKLKKYPKIPIYIVEYHNDVLPFIYRAIGSKHFPLENSTLVHFDSHPDMLISRTMKADVVFNKELLFEELSIENWIMPAVYGGHFKDLIWIKPPWALQMSEGKKCFKIGAEKNSGLLKVDSMENYFLTDCLYAPEEDLLDAKNVNLDVITLGKEIDDFDDISKILQNTLKTNYILDIDLDFFSTSNPFKALYKEVDMYEKLKEIYKFVWPEIKTPAKIVEATKRRETQLKELENYFQSLQKTNELPETNNPSDIYLKVQKLSEELKETFGNDKVDFDIVHDAGCTCDDTELPHHVSDKDDLETMIGAFEKFLNLLSFPPTLITMSRSSIDDYTPEEDVEFIQERILKILNEKFQCDQPVLKYLEDCEDQ; encoded by the exons ATGGAAGATCTAg GTACGAtggaaaaattgaagaaatatcCAAAGATTCCAATATACATCGTCGAGTATCACAACGATGTTTTACCGTTTATTTACCGTGCAATCGGTTCGAAACATTTTCCTTTAGAAAATTCGACGTTGGTACACTTTGATTCACATCCCGATATGTTAATATCAAGAACAATGAAAGCTGACGTTGTTTTTAATAAGGAGCTTTTATTCGAGGAATTAAGTATTGAAAATTGGATTATGCCCGCCGTTTATGGCggtcattttaaagatttgatTTGGATAAAACCACCTTGGGCTTTACAAATGAGCGagggaaaaaaatgttttaaaattggcGCCGAAAAAAATTCGGGATTACTTAAAGTCGATTCGatggaaaattattttttaacagaCTGTTTATACGCCCCCGAAGAAGATTTATTAGAcgctaaaaatgttaatttagaCGTGATTACGTTGGGAAAAGAAATCGATGATtttgatgatatctcaaaaatattacaaaatactttaaaaactaattatattttagatattgatttagatttttttagtaCTAGCAATCCATTTAAAGCCTTATACAAAGAAGTTGATATGTAtgagaaattaaaagaaatatataaatttgtttggCCTGAAATTAAAACTCCCGCTAAAATTGTAGAAGCCACAAAACGAAGAGAAACCCAACTAAAAGAGttagaaaattatttccaatCGTTACAAAAAACCAACGAACTACCCGAAACTAATAATCCCTccgatatttatttaaaagtacaGAAACTCAGcgaagaattaaaagaaacattCGGTAACGACAAAGTTGATTTTGATATCGTTCACGACGCTGGTTGTACTTGTGATGACACTGAATTACCGCATCATGTATCCGACAAAGATGACCTTGAAACAATGATTGGggcttttgaaaaatttttaaatcttttatctTTCCCACCTACGCTAATAACTATGTCGAGATCAAGTATCGATGATTATACCCCGGAAGAAGACGTTGAATTTATACAGGAGcgaattttgaagattttaaatgaaaagtttCAGTGTGATCAACCTgtattgaaatatttagaGGATTGTGAAGATCAATAA